In the genome of Brassica napus cultivar Da-Ae unplaced genomic scaffold, Da-Ae ScsIHWf_1200;HRSCAF=1717, whole genome shotgun sequence, one region contains:
- the LOC125596360 gene encoding uncharacterized protein LOC125596360, which translates to MKKAQDRQKKYADRGRREVIFAVNDLVFLKVAAQKGKDRFGKIGKLATRYIGPYQIVARVGEVAYRLQLPHDMPMHPVFHVSMLRKHIPDPNMVEPQRPENLQPNLTYPKGPLRIGERRIKKLKNREISQVQVFWGKRQRVVITWKDEDKFRVDYPELFPDTPVVQ; encoded by the coding sequence ATGAAGAAGGCTCAAGACCGACAAAAGAAGTATGCAGACCGCGGTAGAAGAGAAGTCATTTTTGCAGTAAATGATTTAGTCTTCTTGAAAGTAGCTGCACAAAAAGGAAAGGATCGATTTGGAAAAATTGGGAAGCTAGCTACTCGTTACATTGGGCCGTACCAAATTGTCGCTAGAGTTGGAGAAGTAGCCTATAGACTACAACTTCCACACGATATGCCTATGCATCCGGTATTTCATGTGTCGATGCTGCGTAAGCATATACCAGATCCGAATATGGTCGAGCCGCAGCGACCAGAGAACTTGCAAcctaacctcacttatcctaAAGGTCCTTTGCGAATAGGCGAGCGTCGTATCAAGAAATTGAAGAACAGGGAAATTTCGCAAGTTCAAGTATTTTGGGGAAAGCGACAGAGAGTTGTTATAACATGGAAGGATGAAGATAAGTTCCGAGTTGATTATCCAGAACTCTTCCCAGATACCCCAGTCGTCCAGTAA